CTCGAAGATTCGTCCCTGCAGGTTCGAGAGCGAAATCAGTCTTCTCGATCAACGCTTTCCGAATGCCATCTGGACCCCACTCATCGACGAAAAAGCGCGCTCGGTTCTTGTTGCGGTTCTCGCGGTTGCCCTCCGCGTGGTAGAGTTCGACGAACGCCCGTACAATGTCGTACGCACGACCGGGCTGGACGAAGACGTCGAGCGAGCGAGCCCGACGTGCCTCGCGCCCACCGAGCCCGCCACCGGCACGGAGATTGAAACCTCTGACCGGCTCGCCATCAACCAGCCTGCGTGCGGGTTCAAGCGCTACGTCGTTGATTGAATCCTGCGCACACCCCTCCCGACATCCCGTCACGGAGATGTTGAACTTCCGGGGCATACTTGCGAGCGCGTTGTCCCCGCGCAGGTTTTCCTGGATATGATCCAGTAGGGGACGTGTCTCGACGTACTCGCCCGCGTCCTTGCCGGCAACGGGACAGCCCGAGATATTTCTCATAGTATCCCCACCCGACGACCGGCTGGAAACACCGACAGATTCCAGCTTTTCCCAGATCTCGGGGACGTCCTCGAGCTTGATCCAGTGGAGCTGGACCGACTGCCGGGTCGTGAAGTCGATCCATCCGTTCCCGAACTCCGGGTTGTCAACTGGTCCCGTCGCGTAGTCGCGTGCGACTTCACCGATGGCTCGTAGCTGACCTGGCTCGAGAACGCCACCACAGTTGGTCAGACGCATCATGAAGTAGCTCTCCTGGCCCGACCGCTGGTGGAACACACCCCAGAATTTGAATCGGGAGAACCACTTCTCCCGCTCGTCGTCAGGTATCGATTCCCAGCCGGATTCGGCGAACTCGATCAGCTTTTCGCGTACTTCGTCACCATACAGGCCGTCCTTCCACTGCTCTTTCTTGTTGCTCATTATCGCAGGGGTATTTTCTTATCTTTGACCACTTTTTCTCGGAGTACCTGGTCAACTATCCCGTTCTTCATACAAGAGGTTACTACAACGGGTGTAGATAAGTCTATCCGTTTACATTGTATAATTAGGCCCTTGTTTAAGGAACATCTGTCCAATATGTGGTAGAGTGTGTCGTATATAATGCCGTAATAGGTCGGGTCTGGCTGGCTCGGTGTTCGAATATGTGAGATGGATCGCTGAAGGATCCCTGAAGAGTTTTCAACAGATAGTCACGACAAAAATCGCTTGAAGGCGCAACCGACCGAGTAATGCTGAAGACGGAGGTAATACGACCTGTTCGTCGACTTGATTTCGTGGGCCAACGCCACAAGAGTGATATATTCACGAAGGATATCCACCGGAATATTGCTTACCTGTTGCTGGTGCGCGCGTGATCCTCGGGCCAATATTCGAGAGGATTTCGGGTTGACGAACGTCAGGTTCCAAGGAGAGTATTTCTCGATTTCTGAACGATATACAACCTTGTAGTGATAATATTTCATGGGATATCTCACGCTTGTCTACCGTGTTGAGTATATCTGCTTGATTGTAAACTCTAATGTTTATATATCCCCTCTGCCTGAGGATTATGCGTGAATCAGATGACGAACACGGTTGAAAAGTCCGATAATATAGACGAATGGGCAACAAGTAGATCAGTACGTAATGAGGTGGGAAGCGGATGATAGACATCCTCCTCCAGTCGGGCGTCGATCTCGAAGCGTTGGCAAGTGGGGTCAACAACGTCTGGGTGCTCACGGTCACCTTCCTGATCTTCTTCATGCACGCAGGCTTCGCCATGCTGGAGG
Above is a genomic segment from Halococcus salifodinae DSM 8989 containing:
- a CDS encoding nitrite/sulfite reductase, which codes for MSNKKEQWKDGLYGDEVREKLIEFAESGWESIPDDEREKWFSRFKFWGVFHQRSGQESYFMMRLTNCGGVLEPGQLRAIGEVARDYATGPVDNPEFGNGWIDFTTRQSVQLHWIKLEDVPEIWEKLESVGVSSRSSGGDTMRNISGCPVAGKDAGEYVETRPLLDHIQENLRGDNALASMPRKFNISVTGCREGCAQDSINDVALEPARRLVDGEPVRGFNLRAGGGLGGREARRARSLDVFVQPGRAYDIVRAFVELYHAEGNRENRNKNRARFFVDEWGPDGIRKALIEKTDFALEPAGTNLRDGYTYNAGKSTEEGKHDHIGVHEQANGQYYVGLSTPVGRVPAGEAIGLADLADEYGSGEVRLSRRQNPLLMDVPEENLDDLLAEPLLETHSPDPGLFTRGAVACTGTEFCSLALTETKVRMAVMLRWLRSSVELPEDLTQLKVHFSGCTADCGQALTADIGLQGMRARKNGEMVEAMDVGVGGGIGTKPEFIEWVRQRVPADEVPGMIQNLLEAFAALREDEQTFREWVEATGHETIIELAEPEETTYDDPCLTDAKQSWYPFDDGESPAPTTADGTPLPSDD